The Marivirga salinae DNA window GTGATAAAGGCTTAAATTTGAGAACAATTCATCAGATCATCCCTGGAGAAAATAAAACAGTATCAACAGAAAAAATGAATTTAGAATTCAGTCCGTATGTTTTATTTGATACGCTTTATCTTGAAACGGATTATGAAATTAAAACCTCCGATTCTCTAGAAATATTCTCTTTAGGGCCGATCACATCTCCTCTTAAAAGCTCTGTTAAGATTGAATTCTCTCCTATGATGAACCATTACAATCCAGAAAAAAGCCATATCTATAAAACAGATGACTCTGGAAATTTCTCCTTTGAAGGAGGTGAATGGAACGGAGAAAAAATCAAATTCAGTACTAGGGATTTAGCTGACTATACCATTTTAACAGATAGTATTCCTCCTTTCGTAAAAGAAACTAATTCAAAATCTAGTTTTATTATTGATGATCTATTATCAGGAATTAAATCCTTTGACGCTCACCTTAATGGTGATTGGATATTGATGAAATATGAACCCAAAGATAAACTGATTTGGATAGATTGGCTAAATGAGGAAATGACTAAAACTGGTGAGTTTGTTTTAAAAGTAACAGATAATGCCGGAAACGAAACAGAATACATCACTAAACTATAAATAATATGGAATTAAATATAGGCGATAAAGCACCTGATTTCAATGCAAAAGATCAAGATGGCAACCAAATTAAACTGAGTGATTTTACCGGAAAAAAAGTAGTTCTTTATTTTTATCCGAAAGATAATACACCAGGATGTACTGCTCAAGCTTGTAATTTAAGAGACAATTACGAAGAACTTCAAAATCAAGGTTATGTAATCTTAGGCGTAAGCCAAGATTCAGAAAAATCTCATCAGAAATTTATTGAAAAGCAAAACTTACCATTTCCACTCATCTCAGATGAGGATCATACAGTTCATAACTTATATGGCACTTGGGGTGAAAAGAAAATGTACGGTAAAACCTATATGGGCACCAAACGCACTACCTTTGTTATAGATGAAGAAGGTAAGATTGAAGATATTATCGAGAAAGTAAAGACAAAAGAACATACAGCACAAATTTTAAATTCATAATCAATGGCAAGTCAGGCAAACATTCAAGAGCTTGAAAAAACAGCTTCTCAAGTAAGAAGAGATATCGTAAGAATGGTTCACGCGGTTAATTCCGGTCATCCAGGAGGCTCTTTAGGATGCACAGATTTTTTTGTAGCATTATATTTCCACATTCTTAAGCACAATGTCGATTTCGATATGAATGCTAAAAATGAAGATCTATTTTTCTTATCTAACGGACATATTTCCCCTGTTTGGTATAGCACTTTGGCTAGAAGTGGCTATTTCGACATATCAGAGCTAAGTACCTTTAGAAAAATTGATAGCCGATTGCAAGGACATCCAACTCCAGAAGAAAATCTTCCAGGTATTAGAATCGCTTCAGGTTCATTAGGACAAGGTTTATCGGCCGCTTTAGGTGCTGCACAAACCAAAAAACTAAATAATGAAGATAATTTAGTTTATGTTTTAATGGGTGATGGAGAATTGCAAGAAGGTCAGATCTGGGAAGCCGCCATGTATGGCGCTCATCATAAGGTAGATAACGTAATTGCTACAGTTGATTATAATGGACAGCAAATTGATGGTCCTATATCGGAAGTGATGGACTTAAAAGATTTAAAAGCTAAATGGCTTGCTTTTGGATGGGAAGTGATCGAAAGCAATGGAAACAATATGGAGGAAATTGTTAAGTCACTGGAGCATGCTAAAAGTTTAACTGGAAAAGGAAAGCCAGTATTAAATTTAATGAAGACAGAAATGGGCTTTGGAGTTGATTTCATGGTAGGAACCCATAAATGGCATGGTGTTGCGCCTAATGATGAGCAATTAGCAGATGCCTTATCTCAATTGGAAGAAACTTTGGGAGATTACTAAAACATGATAAATAGCGTCAGAATAATTATTCTGACGTCTATTTCAATTAATGAAACATAAAATTATCATATCGTCCTTACTCCTATTCTTTGTGATGTTTAATGCAAAATCACAAAAAGTAGAGCAAAGCATTCCTGAAAAAACAAGAATACTATTTTTGTTTGATGCCTCGGGAAGTATGCTAGCTCCATGGGGAAATGAATTAAGAATTGATGCCTCAAAAAGAGTACTAACCGATTTAGTTGATTCTTTAAGAGTGAATGATAAAATTGAATTAGCTCTTAGGCCATATGGGCATTTAACACCCGCAAAGGAAAGAAATTGCGAGGATACAAAATTAGAAATCCCATTTGCGCCCAATAATAATGATCGCATAATCGATAGATTAAAATATATTTATCCAAGAGGGACTACACCAATTGCCTACTCATTGCTGCAATCCGCAAAGGATTTTCCACAGGATGATAACTACAGAAACATCATCATTATCATAACCGATGGTATAGAATCTTGCGATGGCGATCCTTGTGCGGTTTCATTAGAATTACAGAAAAAAGATATTTTCTTAAGACCATTTGTAATTGGCTTAGGAATGGAAGAAAAATTCGCCTCCGAATTTGATTGCATGGGTGAATATTTCAATGCTAAAAATATAAATGCATTCAGGACAGTTTTGAATGGGATATTGACCCAATCTTTGAGTAAGACCACTGCTAGTGTAGAACTTCTAGATCAAAATGGCAGAGCTGTTGAAAAGGATGTCAATGTTTCCTTTATCAATACATTTACAGGCATCTCAGAATTTGATTTCATTCATTTTAGAGACCGAAATGGAAAACCTGACACAGTTGAAGTAGATCCAGTTTTAAGTTATGATGTGGTTGTCAATACAGTTCCGCCAGTTGTAAAAAGGAATGTCTTTTTAAAAGGAGGTACACATAATGTCATTAACATTAAAACTCCTCAAGGTGAATTAAAAATCAACCAAGAGAACACATTTGAATATGATCGTGATGTACAAGTGTTAATTAAAAAATCATCTCAATCAGAAATAATTAATAACCAAGCAATAAATTCAGATGAGAAGTACTTAATAGGTAAATATGATTTAGAAATTTTAACATTACCTAAAATTAAAATCAATAATGTTGAAATTAAACAAGGAGAAACTCGAAACATAAATCTACCTGCACCCGGAAGAATTAATGTCATTTACAGCAGTAAAGGCATTGGCAGTTTATATTCCATAGATGAAAATGGGAGACAAACATGGATTAGAAAACTAGATTTAAGAGGTGGAAAAGCTAGTTTTGGTATTCAACCAGGTAAATATAAATATGTATTCCGCTCAGACAGAGCAATGGGTAGTAAATACACTCAAATAAAAGAATTTGATATACAATCAGGACAAACCCTAAATATTAAAATATACTAATAAGAGCAAAATGGCAGAAACTAAATTTACATTTACAGAAAAAAAAGATACACGCTCAGGTTTTGGAGATGGGCTTTTAGAGGCCGGTAGAAAAAACGATCAAGTAGTTGGACTATGTGCTGACTTAATAGGCTCATTAAAAATGGGGGATTTTCAGAAAGAATTTCCAGATCGATTCTTTCAAACAGGTATAGCAGAAGCCAATATGATGGGTTTGGCAGCTGGAATGACTATAGGTGGTAAAATTCCTTTTACCGGAACTTTTGCCAATTTCTCTACTGGTAGAGTTTATGACCAAATTCGTCAGTCCATTGCTTATTCTGAGAAAAACGTAAAAATATGTGCTTCTCATGCTGGAGTTACACTAGGAGAAGATGGCGCCACTCACCAAATCCTAGAAGACATAGGGATGATGAGAATGCTCCCCAACATGACGGTGATTAATCCTTGCGACTATAATCAAACAAAAGCAGCAACTTTAGCCATTGCAGATTATGAAGGGCCTGTTTATTTAAGATTTGGAAGACCAAAAGTACCTATTTTCACTCCAGATAATCAAAAGTTTGAAATAGGTAAAGCCATCCAAATGATTGAAGGTTCTGATGTCACTATTTTTGCCACAGGACATTTAGTATGGGAAGCTATAGAAGCAGAAGCTATTTTAAGAGAAAAGGGTATTAGTGTGGAATTAATTAATATCCATACTATTAAACCGATAGATGAAGAAGCTATCTTAAAATCTGTAGCGAAGACTGGCTGTGTAGTGACTGCTGAAGAGCATCAACGAAACGGAGGCCTAGGAGACGCTGTAGCGCAAGTATTAGCTCAAAACAAGCCAACACCTCAAGAATATGTTGCAGTCAATGACCAGTTCGGAGAAAGCGGTAAGCCAGATGAACTAATGAAGAAATATGGACTTGATGCAGCTCACATTGTTGCAGCAGTTGAGAAAGTAGTAAAAAGAAAATAAATTTTATTTAAAGGCCGGCTATTGTCGGCCTTATATTTTTTAATATTATGCTAATTAGAATAGTGAAAATGACTTTTCAGAAAGATAAAATTGATGAATTCGTCAAAATATTTGAAGAGAATAAAGAAGCTATTCGTAATCAAGATGGTTGTAAACA harbors:
- the bcp gene encoding thioredoxin-dependent thiol peroxidase; its protein translation is MELNIGDKAPDFNAKDQDGNQIKLSDFTGKKVVLYFYPKDNTPGCTAQACNLRDNYEELQNQGYVILGVSQDSEKSHQKFIEKQNLPFPLISDEDHTVHNLYGTWGEKKMYGKTYMGTKRTTFVIDEEGKIEDIIEKVKTKEHTAQILNS
- a CDS encoding transketolase, with the protein product MASQANIQELEKTASQVRRDIVRMVHAVNSGHPGGSLGCTDFFVALYFHILKHNVDFDMNAKNEDLFFLSNGHISPVWYSTLARSGYFDISELSTFRKIDSRLQGHPTPEENLPGIRIASGSLGQGLSAALGAAQTKKLNNEDNLVYVLMGDGELQEGQIWEAAMYGAHHKVDNVIATVDYNGQQIDGPISEVMDLKDLKAKWLAFGWEVIESNGNNMEEIVKSLEHAKSLTGKGKPVLNLMKTEMGFGVDFMVGTHKWHGVAPNDEQLADALSQLEETLGDY
- a CDS encoding vWA domain-containing protein yields the protein MKHKIIISSLLLFFVMFNAKSQKVEQSIPEKTRILFLFDASGSMLAPWGNELRIDASKRVLTDLVDSLRVNDKIELALRPYGHLTPAKERNCEDTKLEIPFAPNNNDRIIDRLKYIYPRGTTPIAYSLLQSAKDFPQDDNYRNIIIIITDGIESCDGDPCAVSLELQKKDIFLRPFVIGLGMEEKFASEFDCMGEYFNAKNINAFRTVLNGILTQSLSKTTASVELLDQNGRAVEKDVNVSFINTFTGISEFDFIHFRDRNGKPDTVEVDPVLSYDVVVNTVPPVVKRNVFLKGGTHNVINIKTPQGELKINQENTFEYDRDVQVLIKKSSQSEIINNQAINSDEKYLIGKYDLEILTLPKIKINNVEIKQGETRNINLPAPGRINVIYSSKGIGSLYSIDENGRQTWIRKLDLRGGKASFGIQPGKYKYVFRSDRAMGSKYTQIKEFDIQSGQTLNIKIY
- a CDS encoding transketolase family protein, whose product is MAETKFTFTEKKDTRSGFGDGLLEAGRKNDQVVGLCADLIGSLKMGDFQKEFPDRFFQTGIAEANMMGLAAGMTIGGKIPFTGTFANFSTGRVYDQIRQSIAYSEKNVKICASHAGVTLGEDGATHQILEDIGMMRMLPNMTVINPCDYNQTKAATLAIADYEGPVYLRFGRPKVPIFTPDNQKFEIGKAIQMIEGSDVTIFATGHLVWEAIEAEAILREKGISVELINIHTIKPIDEEAILKSVAKTGCVVTAEEHQRNGGLGDAVAQVLAQNKPTPQEYVAVNDQFGESGKPDELMKKYGLDAAHIVAAVEKVVKRK